The window AGCGCGGCCGGCTGTGCCTGCCGAGCCAGCGCGGTGTCGACCACACGGCTAGGTTCGTCAGCGTGACGATCGCTCTTGAAGAGACTTCGGGCAAGGACATCGGTTCGGCGGAGCACACGCGCTCGATCCCGCAGAAGCGGTCGGCGGCGACGATGGTGTTCACCGATGCTGCGGGGCGGGTGTTGTTGTGCGAGCCGACGTACAAGCAGGTCTGGGAAGCCCCCGGCGGCGCCGTCGAGGGCAATGAGTCTCCCCGCGATGGCGCCGTGCGGGAGGTGCATGAGGAACTGGGCTTGGTGGTCGAGCCGGGTCGCCTGGTGGCGGTGGACTACGTCCCGCCGATCGAGGGTCGTACGGAGAGCCTGATCTTCGTGTACGACGGCGGGCACATGGCCGACGAGCAGGTCGCGGCGATCCATCTGGCCGACGAGGAGCTGCGGTCCTGGGCGTGGTGCACGGTCGATCAGGTGCACGAGCGGATGCGTCCCCTGGTCGCTCGCCGCATCGAGGCGGCGCTCGGCGCCATCCGCGATGGCGGCGTGGTGGAGCTGGAGAACGGCTACTCGGTCAGCACGAAGCTGACCGAGTAGCCGTCTTGGTCAGGCGGCGTGCAGCCGTGCCCGTCTGGTAGCCGTGCGAAGGGTGCTCGGATCCGCCGGAGCGATAGTGGCAGGACGTCCCGGTCATCGCCTCGGCGAGCCCGTCCCAGCGCGACAGAGGCGCTCATGGGCCTCACTCTCGCAGAGTGAGGTGATGGGCTGCCCGACCGCGTGCTGGTACCTGGCGTCGTAGGCCCTGGTCCAGACGCCGGCCGCCCATGACCGTTCGAGCTCGTCGGCGCTGAGCTCCCGGCCGTGCGCGTGGCGATACGCATCGAGGAACCGGTCGGTCTCCTCCACAGTTGCCAGGTCGTCCACGTTGACGGTCGAGTACAGCGCGGCAGCGAAGCCGACGAGGACGGCTTCGCTGTCAGCGGTCATGCTGTCCCAGTCGTGGACGACCAGCAACGTGTCTCCGTTCCAGCGCAGGTTGCCGGCAAGCCAGTCGCAGTGGCCGATCACTGCTTCGGACTCGCCGGCTCGCAGCCGGTCGCGAGCGCGGCGCCCGGCCTCGTCGATCCACGCCGGACCGGCCACCCTGTTGAGGTTGAGGTCAGGGTTTTCCTCCGAACGTGGCCATAGTCCGTCCCCGGTGTGGTTCCACGCCGCCCACGACGGTGGCGGGTCGAGCGTGGACATCTCATCCGGCCGGGGGGCCAGCTCGATCAGCCGCGCGAACGCCTCAGCGAAGGCTCTGGCCGCGTCGCCGCTAGGGAGCGGTGTGCCACCGGGGACGTAGGTTTCCGCGGTCGCGATGTCCTGGCCGAAGGCGGCGGTGGCGAGCGGCTGAGGGCATGGATAGCCCGCCTGGAACAAGCGGTGCTGCACCTCGACGCAGGCCGCGATCCGCGGTGAGTCCGGACGCACCTTGAGCACGACCTCCCTGCCGTCAGCCAGCCGCAGCCCGATGACCGCGGACAGGTTTCCGGACCTGAAGATCTCGTCCACTGGCGGGCTGCCTAGATGTTCCCTGCACCACTGGGCGATGCGGGCAGGATCGACGGCGTCGGCGCGGGACGACATCTGGGCATCCTGCCATGCGTCGGGGCGCTCTTACCGAGTCGTCATGTCGGGCAGATTGAGCACCATCTGGGTGTTCTCCTTGACGATGGCGTGCCCGGCGCCGTCGCGTGCAGGGCCCCTGGTGATCGTCAGGGTCGGGAGCTGGTCGCGACGGGTGCCCCAGGTATCGATGTGGTCGACCAGCCTGCTCGCGAGAGCGGTCGCGTGGTTGCCGTATCCGACGGCGCCGAGGCGTGCGTGCCCGGGCGCGACGTCGGTGCGGTCGAACACCATGTACGCCAGGGAGTCACCGTCGACCAGCGCGGGCGTGCGCACGGGTATGGCGGGTCGTTGGACGCCGGCATCCATGGCGTGCTGGGTGATCTCGATGCGGCAGACCCGATCATCCAGTGCGGTGGTGTGGAGCCACATGCCGTCGAAGGGTTCGGTGGTGGCGACCTGTGTGTCGGACCACACCACGACGGGAGCAATGTCGAAGGCGCCGTCGAGCGTGGCGGGCGCGACCGGCTGGTCCTGGTCGTGGTGGAGGCGGATCTGGTCGTCGAGCAGGCTGGTGGTGCGTTCGCCGTGCTGTCCGATGATGGGGACGAATCCGCACAGCTCGAGGCTGTCGGAGGCGAGGGTGTCGCCGTGGCGGTTCAGGGCGGCCGACTGGGTCTGTCCGCGCCAGCGCAGCGGCAGGACGACGCGGCCGCCGTCCTTGAGCTGGTCCCACCAGGCGGGCGGGATGTCCCATAGGCCGACGGCGGCGATGATGCGGTCGTAGGGGCCGTGCTCGGGGGCGCCGAGCAGGCCGTCGCGTTCGATGACGGTGACGTCGTTGTATCCGGTGCGGTTGAGAGCCTTGCGGGCATACAGCGCCACACCGGGGTCGATGTCGACGGTGGTGACGTGCCCTGCCGGGCCGACGAGCTCGGATAGGAGCGCGGCGTTGTATCCGGTGCCGGCGCCGATCTCCAGGATGTTGTCCCCGGGCTGGGCGTCGAGCTGGGTGAGCATCATCGCGACGACGGACGGCACCGACGCCAGGGACAGCGGCAGGGGGCCGTCAGGGTCGTCCTTGATGGAGATCGCGCGGTTGGAGTACGCGGTCTCCAGGTCGATGCCTGGCACGTGCTCGTGGCGGTGCACAGTGCGCAGGGCGGCCTCGATGCGGGCCGGGAGCGGGCGGGTCCGGGTGATGGAGTCGATGAGCTCGTTGCGTAGGTCGTCGGCTGCCGGTGCGGTGTTCACGGGGTGAGGCTCCTTGGTGTGTCGAGCAGGAGACAGGTCTGCCATCCTGCGGGGTCGGAGATGGTCGTGGCGGGCGTCGTTTCCGTGGCAAGGATGACGCCGTCGTGCCCGGTCAGCAGACCACGAGCGTAGGTCGCGGGCTCGTCGTGGACCGTCCGGTCGAACTGTTCCTCGACGTCCGACAGGAGGGCAGGCAGGTCGCTGTCCGGCAGTGCGTCGGCTGCGGCGTGCCGGGCGACGAGGATGACGCCGGCCCACCCGTGGCAGACAGTGGCGTCGGTGATCTGGTCGGGCTGGGCGTGGTCGCTCAGGCAGCCGGCCAGGATCATCTCCGCGTGCCGTTGCAGGTCCTGTTCGTCGGTGGCGCGGGCGGCGAGCTGGAGGGCTCGGGCGATACCAGGTGTGCCGTAGCACCAGGACGGGCGGGTGCGTCGTGCCGCCGGTGGTGGTCCAGCGGTCCACTGGTCCGGGGTGACGTGTGCTGGCCACGCGTGTCCGGCGCCGTCGGGTATGGGTCGTGCCCACCCGGTGAGTAGCGCGCCCGTGTGCCGCAGGGCTTCGAGCTGCCCGGGTACGACGTGTCCGGCGTGGGCAGCCAGTGCGAGCAACGCGACCGGGCCGGCGACGCCGTGCGCGAGCCCGAAGTTGCCGTGCCCACCCAGCATGGCGAGGTCGGGGACGCCGCGCGGGCTGTCGGTGGTCCACCAGCCCGGAACTTCCGCGTCGCCGGTGGACGTGGGCTCGGTCAGGAGACGGGTGAGGTAGGCGAGCCCGCGGTGCAGCAGATCAGGGCTGCTGCCTGTGTGCAGCAGCAGGGCCGTCAGGCCGGTGAGCCCGCTGATGAGGTCGTACTCCCGCATCCGTGGTGGGACACCATCGTCGAGGCGCCGCTCGGCGGCCGTCAGTCGCTGCTCGACGATGCGGGTCACAGCCTGGTCGAGGCGGTCGGCCTGGGCTCGGTAGGCGGGCCGGTCCGCGGTGTGCAGGACGTAGGCGGCGGCGGGCGCTCCGCGGTAGAGGCCGACCTGGTCAGGGTGCGAGGCGATCGGCTTGCGAGCCATCGCCCGCAGTGTGGCGTCGGCACGGTCCCACCGCCCTGTCCGCCGTGCAACGACGACCTCGCGCAAGAGGGTTCCGGCCAGCCCGTCACCGAGGGCGTGCAGCCCGGTCACTGCTCGGTCGTCCGGGCCAGGAGAGACCGGGCGGCCTGAGCGGCGGCGTGTAGGACGACGGTCTCGGAGTCTCGGTCGGGCCCGATGAACCGGTTGTGGTGCATGTGCAGCAGGGACTTCAGGATCCTGGGCGTGCGGGCATCGTCGACGTACAAGCGGTACGCGCGGAGGGCAGCGGTGCGCGCGTCCTCGGGCAGGGTGGCCGTGGCGGCGCGGGCGGTCTGACGGGTCACGTCGTGCTCGCCAGGACCACCGGCTGACGTCCCAGCCAGGGCCTGCAGTCCTTCGGTATCGCCGAGGAATCCCTGGGCGATGTTGATCATCCCGAGCGCGCAGGTCACGCGCCGGTCCCGGTGCGGCGGGTGGGTCAGGGCGTGGCGGACGGCGTCGCTGTCGGCCGCGAACACGGCCTCGGCGACGTCCACGACCGGCCCGGTCCCGTACCGGCCGGTCTCGGGTCGATACGCGTCGTAGACGAGCCGGGAGGCGAGCCCGGCACCACGCAGTTGCGCGAACCACGAGTCGATCGCGCGCCCGATCGTGGCCCGGTCTCCGGTGCCGGCCACCCGGATGCGTAGGTGGTCGTCCTCCTGGGCGTTGCGGTAGCGGACGAACCACATGGGCCGCCCGTCCAGGGCGGCGATGAGCGCGGGCAGGCGGTGCGCGATGACGTGGTTCAGCACGGCCGGGGTGGTGAAGACCTTCGCCTGCACCCACCGGCCGGTATGCGGGGTGGACGCGTCGGTGTTGCGCAGCACGGGAGCGTCCGTCAGGTCCGGATGCGGTTCGGGTGGTCGGGTCGTCACGAGCGGCAGGACCAGGCTATGGGCGTGCCCGATCCATGCGGTCGCCTCGTCCGAGGCAGCCTCAGTGAGGGTGACCTGTCGTTTGCGGCCGAGCTCAGCGTGCAGGAGGCGCACGTGTGCGGGTTCGGTCAGGTCCAGGCGCAGGGTCCGGTCCGCGTCGGACAGGTCCACCACCTGCGGGCACCGCCAGGTCCGCGCCCACGCGAGCAGTGCGTCGTGCCACGCCGGACCAAACCCGCCGGGAAGGTCGCTGGTCGTCAGGGTCCACCGGGCCGTAGACAGGATGGTGCGCCCGTAGCGGACCCGCGGCAGGTACGGCAGGCAGGAGGCGACGGGGCCCCAGTCGAACTCGGTCCACCAGGTGGAAGCGGACCGCCCGACCATCGCGATGAACCGGGCGATCGGCGGCGCCTGCTTCTCCAGCGCCAGGGCGTTCAGCACGACAGGTTCGACGACGCGGCGGCGCGACAGGGACACCAGCAGCAACCGCGATCCCGTGGACATCACGGCGAGGTCGTCCAGGTCGATGACCTCCGGACCGGGGCCGCGGTGCTCACCGACGCTGATCACGTGCGGCAGGTACTGCGGGATGCGGGCGACGTTCTGCGCGTGCGGATACACCGGCGTGAACGACAGTTGCGCCGACAATGCGCCCTCGGTCAGGGTCGGCAGATCCCGGTAGGACGCGGCGAGGTCGCCGTCTTCCAGTAGCTGCGTGAACCGGCCGGTCAGGACACCGGCCGACCATGAGGGCCGAACAGTGAGCGTGAAGTCGCCGGCGTCGACGGCAGAAGTGTCAGGTGCGTGCACACGCACGGAGATCGCCGCGTGCGGCGCGGGCACCTGGTCGGGCAGGGGCGTGCAGGCAAGGCGTTCGACGTCGTCGTCGGTGAGCAGCACCTCGGTGTCGCCGATCGTCGCGGCCTGCGCCAGCCTGGCGAGGTGCTCGTCTCGATCGAGGATCTTCATGGCGGGCTCCGGCCACGGCGAGGCCGGGAAGCCGTGCGGCAACCCGACCCCGGCGGCCAGGTCGACCGCATCCCGCAGGGGAACGAGGACCCCGGCGCCGTACCTGTCCCAGAACGTCGCCTGGTACGCCGCCCACGTCGGACGCCCCTGGGCGTGCCGGGATAGGCGCATCAGCGCGTGCGCGGCTCGTTCGGCCTCGCGCACGACCTTCTCGGACACCCTGATGGTCGCGTCGACTCGGGTGTTGATGCTCAGGCGGACCTTCCCGGAGTCGGCGACCTGGGTCATCTTCTTGTCCAGGATGCTGCGCAGGTGCCGAGCGTCGTCTGGGCTCGCGGTGTTGTGCTCGTCGATGAGCCGCAGCACCTCGCCCAGGTCAGCGACGATCCCGGCCGTCTCCACGTCCAGGTCGCCGACTACCGGACCGAGGGTACGCAGGAGATGGGAGAGCGGGTCCGTGACGGTCATAGCCGGGTGCAGGGACGTGACCAGCACGCCTGCGGCCAGCGCGTCGGCGAACAGGCGCGCCATGCGGTCCGGTGTGCCGCCCGCCCGGGTCAGCGCGTCTACGACGTCCGGGTAAGCGGCGGGGGTCTTGGTCAGGTCGAGCAGACGGTCCAGCGGCCCGGTGACGGGCACGACCCCTGTCTGCCCGCCGGGGCGCGGCACGATCAGGACGTCACCGTGCCGGGTGGCGGTGTCGACAGCCTGGAGGATCAGGTGTGGCAGGACGTCCGGGCGGGACTCGAGCATTGACCGGACGGTCGCGGTCCAGGTCGTGTCGGCGGATGCGTAGGGGCGGTGGTCCGTACCCACCTCGACGCGGGTGGGGCCGAGGGTCGCAGTGGCGACCCCGGCGAACAGGCCGAACGGGATGGCGCGCCCCGTGGCCCGCAGCGCGTACCGAACCACGGAGTCGGTGACCCGCCGCACCGTCCTCGGCTCGGCCTGCCCGGTCAGGACCGCGTCGATGGTGGCAGCCAGCCTGGGCGCGGCGGCACGCACCTGATCGGCGAACGTATCCATCGTCCACGCCTGCCGGAGCCAGGTCAGGGCGGAGGCCTGGTTGTAGGGGTCGGGCCACCAGTGCCCGAGCGCGCCGTGCGGTGTGGTGGCCAGGCGTAGCACGACCGGTCCGCTGTGTCGCATGAGCCTGTTGGGTCGGGACATCTGCCGGGGCCTTCCTCGTTGCGTGCGGTCTGGTGGTGCTGCGCGGGCAGACCCTGGGCCGGCCCGCGCAGCGATCAGTGGCGTGCCTGGGTCAGTCGCTCGTGCAGGACGACGCGCAGGTCGGATCGCAGCCGTCGCTCGTGTCGCAGGCGGTCGGTACGACGACGGGCGCGTCGACGATCTCGAACGACACGGACCAGTCGTCGAGCTCGGGGATGGGTGCGGTGGTGATCGTGGTAGTGGACAAGGTGGTTCTCCTTCCGGTTAGCGCCCAGGGCCGTCCCAGGCGCCCTGTACCGCCCTGGCGGGCGGTGCAGGTCTGTGGGGTCACCGGGTGTTCACGGCGACGGGCGTTGCGATCAGGGCGCGCAGCACGGGCACCAAGCCCTGTTCGTCGATGGAGCCGGTGACGTGGTCCGCAGCAGCGGTGACGACGTCGGAGGCGTGGCCCATGGCGACGGCGTATGCGGCCCACTCGAAGACGGGCAGATCGTTCAGCCCGTCGCCGACCCCGACGGTGAACCGGCGGTCGACGCCCAGGTCCTGCCGGACGAGCTCGAGCGCAGACGCCTTGGACACGCTGCCGGGGGTGACGTCGAGCCAGTCACCGGCGGCGGGAGTCGCGGTCACGCCGAGGCGGCGCAGGTCGCCGACCAGGTCCAAGATCGCGGGGGCACGCAGGATCATGCGTGGAGTGCGGGAGCGGGCGAGCTGGTCGGCCGTCGTGATGCGCTGGGCGCCGTTGACCTCGTCCGGTCCGAACAGGCGCGTCACCCAATAACCCCAACCGATCTCCTCGACGCCGATCTGCGCGCCGAGGAGACTCTTGCGGACCGTCGTGATCGCCGGGCCGACGGCGAACGTGTGCGACTTCGTGACCTCGTATCCGCCTGGCAGGGCCGGGTCGAGACGGGCGGTGACCGCACCGTTGGAACAGACGATGGTGCCGATGGACAGGCCGAGCGCTTGGGCGATCGGCACCGTGCCGACGAGTGACCGACCGGTGGAAAGCACGACGTGGTGCCCCGCGGCGATGACGTCGCGTACCGCTGCGGCGGTCTCGCCGCACACCTCGTGGCTGCCGTTGGGCACGATCGTGCCGTCGATGTCCAGCGCCACAAGGCGGGTCTCAGTGCTCATGCCGTCTCCCTGGGTCGGAGCTTGCTGACGTCGTTCAGACTGCTGGCTGGCGCCGCCGCCCGACCCCGGGGTTCGTGCATCCTTTGCTTGCAGCAGATGCAATTTCCTGTCGCCGACGGGGCGGAACCGGGGCGTTTCGCGCACGGTTGCGGACCCGCGCCGCTACCGTTGGCACGGGCGCAGACCACGCCGGGAGGGGGCCACGGTGGCACGCAGCGCGAAGGCCGAACGTGAACGGCTCCGCGAGACGTGGTTCGCGGCCGGCACATCGATGGCCGAGGTCGCCGGGCTCATGGGCCAGCACTTCGGGGTGCGTCCCCGGACGGCCTGGCGGTACGCGGCTGGATGGGACCAATGGAAGCTGGTACAGCAGTACCGAACGGTCAACCCGGACGCGCGGATCGACGAGAGCCGCATCTCACGCTGGGAATCGTGGCCGTTCGGCGGCTCCCGCCCGAGCCTGGAGGCCCTGGCCGGGCTCGCCCTCACTCTCGGGCACGGCTGCACCCTGGCCGACCTGGTCGACGACGCCGACCGGCAGCACCTGTCCGCCGCAGAGACAGCGGTGATCACCGCCACCAGCGCACCAGGTAGTGAAGGGATGATGGTTCTCGAGAGCCGGTCGACGACGACCGGCTCGGCACAGAAGGGAGAGGACGAGGTGCACCGCCGGGAGATGCTGCGACTGCTGACCGTGGTCGGTGCCGCGGTCCTCCTACCCGCTGGACCTCAGCCCGTTGCTGCCGGTGCACCGATCGGTGAGTTCTCCCGGTTCAACACCCACCTGTGGCAGGTATATGCGCTCGCGCCCGCCAAGGCCGACGTGCTGCCCCTGGTCCGCCGCCAGCTCGCGGTGCTGTCCGACGGGCTGAACCGTTCCCCCGGTCCAGCCGACCGGCAGCAGTTGTGCGCCCTGGCCGGGGACCTGTTCCAGCTCGCCGGCGAGATCTACTTCGACGCAGACGCCTACACCGACGCCGCGCACTGCTACCACCTAGCAGCCCAGGCCAGCCGCGAAGCAGGCGCCCACGACCAGTGGGCCTGCGCCCTGACCCGGCACGCCTACCTGTCGGTCTACGAGAAGAAGTTCACCGACGCCCTGCCCGTCCTGGAGCTAGCGGCCGCTATCGCCACCCGCGGAGACAGCGAGCTGTCCACGCGTCACTGGGTCTCCGCAGTCCAGGGCGAGGTCCACGCCGGCCTCGGTGACCTGGACGCCTGCCGCCGCGCCCTTGACCACGCCCAGGAAGTCGCCGGACTCACCGGCACGATCCACAACGGCGGCTGGCTGCGGTTCGACGGCTCCCGGCTCCCTGAGGAACGTGGTACCTGCTACGTGACTCTGGGCAGCCCAGACCTGGCCGAGGCTGCACTGACCGAAGCGCTCCAGCACGCTACCTCCACTCGGCGCCGCAGCAGCGTCCTGGCCGACCTCGCCATCGTCGGTGCACAACGCCGCGACCTCGACCAGGTCCTGGTCCACGCCGACGCTGCCCTGGCCAACTCCCAGGGCAGCGGCTCGGCGATGATCGCTCGAAAGCTCCTGACTCTGCGCCCCCACCTCGCACCGCTCATGTCGGATCCTCGCGCCCGCGAGCTCGGCGACCGACTTACCGCTCTGACCGCAGCATGACCACGAAGGGAACCCTCTTGGACCACGAGAACGGCCGCATCTTCCGCGAAGCCTGGATTGCTGGCGTCACCAAGCACTACCCCGGCGAACCCAAGTTCGGCTACATCACGCCCTGGGACGACACCCCGGAGTGGGAACGATCCGCCGCATCGGCCGTCCACGACCAGGTCCGAGCCTTCATCGACACCACCGACGGCGCTGCCGGGCGCCTCACTCGCGAGCAGAAGGGCCGGTTCGTCGCCCTGTGCTGGATCGGCCAGATCTACAACCACTTCCCCGACCCCAAGCCCTCCTACGTCGCCGACTGGAACGACATGCCCGCCTGGCAGCAGGAAACCGACGCGGACATCTTCGAGACGATCGAACGCACGCCGTAGGACCGCCAGCGGCCGGCTCAGCGCAGCGGGGACCGGCGGGCGCTGACGCGCTCGCGCTGGAGCTCGTCCTGCCGGCCCTGCCAGCCCTTGAACTTCTCCTGCGCCTCCATCTCGGCCGCGCTGGGCGCCAGACCGACCACCAGGAGCAGCAGGATCGTGCTGAGGGTGACACCGATGATCAGCGGGCCCAGGAGCGCTCCCACGGACACCCCGACGTCCGGCGTGGCGACGGCTCCGCGTACCACCTCCGCCTGCATGGCCGACATGCCCGTGTAGTGCATGCCGGACACCGCGATGCCCATGATGATCGCGGCGCCCGCGCCGGCGGCGATGTTGTGCACCCTCGCGGAGAGCCAGAGCCCGGCGGTCGCGGCGACGACCCCGACGGCCACCGACAGGACGACGGTGGCGGGCGCGTACGTGATCTCGACGCCCACGTGTACGGCGCGCATGCCGAGGTAGTGCATGGCCGAGATGCCGAGGCCGGTGACGATGCCACCCGCGAGCAGCGCGAAGGGGCCGACCCCGGCGGCGCGGACGATGAAGAGGCCGAGGCCCACGACGGCGATGGCGAGCACGCCGCTGGCGATCGTCAGGCCGACGTCGAACCGGGTCTCGGCGCCACGGACGTGGAAGCCGAGCATGGCGACGAAGTGCATGACCCAGATGCCGGTGCCGCCGATGGAGATCGCGCCGAGAGCCAGCCAACCGGTGCTGGCGCTGCCGCGGGCGACGCGGGCACGGGCGGTACAGGTCAGGCCGACGGCGCACCCGGCGCACGAGAGCAGGAACGAGAGCACGGGCGTGACCCAGCCCAGCGCAAAGTGGTCGATCATGGCGAGGCTTCTCCAGCGAGTGCGGGGGGAGTTCGGGGGGACGAGAACCTTTGGCCATTAAAGCGGGCAAATACGGCAACATGCACGGTTTGCACAGGGCGAATTATGCAAAACCAAGGGTGAACTTTTGACACTCTGGATAACCCTTTTTACGTCCGGTTCCCTCTCCGAGAGGTCCGGCACGGGCGGCGTGGCCGGGGTCACATCCACCGTCCGAGAGGCGCGACTCAGGGCCGACAAAGTTAGGTTAGGCTCACCGACGTGACCACCAAGACCGAGGGGCTCGACGTCAAGCCCTCGCGAATTTTCGATGTCGAGGTAGCGCGCGTTACGCGCCTGTGCCCGTCCTTCGTCCGCTTCACCTTCAAGGGTCCGGACCTGGACAAGTTCGCGGACAACGGCCGCGACCAGCGCATCAAGCTCTTCCTCCCGTCCCCCCGCGGCGGCTGGGACGCCCTGCAACGTGACGACCCCGACTGGTACGCCTCGTGGCGTGCGCTCCCGGACGAGCACCGCAACCCGATGCGCACCTACACGGTCCGCACCGTGCGCCAGAACCTGCGCGAGGTCGACGTCGACGTCGTCATGCACGGTGACACCGGGCCGGCCTCACGCTGGGCGCTGACCGCCGCCGCGGGCGACCCGATGGTGATCATGGGCCCCAATGCCGAGTACGACGGCATACACGGCGGCGTCGAGTTCGCCCCGCCGGCGTCCAGCCACGCGCTGCTGCTGGCCGGCGACGAGACCGCGGTGCCGGCCATCGCCGCGATCTGCGAGTCCCTGCCCGACGACGCCGTGGGCGAGGTCTTCCTCGAGGTACCTCACCCGGAGGACGGCTGGAACCTCGGCGCCCCCGAGGGTGTGCGGGTGCACTGGCTGGCGCGTGACGGGCGCGAGCACGGCGACGCGCTGGTCCCGGCCGTGCAGGCCGCGGCGGACCGGCTGCTCGCGATGGGTGTGCGGCCGTCCACGGACAGTGCGCCCGCCCTCACCGCGGCCGGCGTGGACCTGTCGGGCGAGGCGCACGACGTCGACGTCGATGCCGAGATCCTCTGGGAGGTGCCGGTCGACGAGGCGGGCAACCCCCTGGCGCAGGACACCGTGCTGTACGCGTGGCTCGCGGGCGAGGCCGGCGTCATCAAGACGCTGCGCCGCTACCTCGTGAACGAGTGCCAGGTCGACCGCAAGTCCGTGGCGTTCATGGGCTACTGGCGCAAGGGCCGCGCAGAGAACTGAGCTGGTTGTGGGCGTGATCGTTGCGCCAAGAACGGGCAGAGAGCGGCAACGATCGCGCCCACAACCATCAGCTCATCGGCTGTAGGTCGCCGTCAGCGTGGCGCGGCCCAGCAGGTGGAAGTACACGTTGAACGCCACCTGCGCGTTGGTGTTGTCCGGGCCCAGGCCCAGCTCGCCGGGCGCGACGTCCAGGGCGTGCACCGCGAAGATGTACCGGTGCGGGTGGTCACCGGGCGGCGGGCCGGCACCCTCGAACCCCGGGGTGTGGCCGTCGCTGTGGGTGTGGAACGCGCCCGCGGGCAGGCCCGCGCCGTCGGGTGCGCCCGCGCCGGTGTCGAGCGACGTCACGTCGGGCGGCAGGTCCACGACGGTCCAGTGGTGGTAGCCCATCGGCGTCGGCGCGTCGGGGTCGTAGCAGGTCACCACGAACGACCTGGTGCCCTCGGGGAATCCGCTCCACGCCAGGGCGGGGGAGATGTCCTGGTCGTGCGCGGCGTGCGCGTCCGGCATGCGCTCACCGTCGGTCAGGTCGGTGCTGGTCAGCGTGAAGGTAGCGGGCGCCGGGAGCAGCGTGTACGGGTCGGGCGGGTATGGCCGAGTGAAGTCCATGGTCCACACTCTGCCGAACCGCGGCCCCTGGCACCAGCGTGTGGTCGGGTCAGCCCACTCGGAGGAGGTGGCGGAACGCCGTCTGGGCCCGCGCCGGGCTCGGCTCGTCGCCCGTGATGAGGTCCGCGTACGTCAGCGACTCCGACACGCGCACCAGCAGGTAGGCGAGCTCCTCCGGCGTGATGGTGCCGCCGAACGGTGCGTCGCCCAGGTCGCGGACCACCAGCCACTCGACGGTGGCGACGAAACGCTGCTGGATGGGGCTGTCGGCGGTGGTGAGCAGGCGCAGGGAGCGGGCCGGCTCGCGGCGCAGGAACGTACGGAAGTAGTCGGCCACGATGAGGTCGTGCGCGACCGCGGTCAGCAGGTCTGCGAGCCGTTCGGCGCCGGTGAGGTGCTCGGTCGCGTGCTCGGCCTGCACCAGGGTCGGCACGGCGAGCGACCACAGCACCTCGGACAGCAGCGCGTCCCGGTTGCCGACCCAGCGGAACACCGACGTGCGGTCCACGCCGAGGCGCACGG is drawn from Promicromonospora sp. Populi and contains these coding sequences:
- a CDS encoding HAD family hydrolase, which codes for MSTETRLVALDIDGTIVPNGSHEVCGETAAAVRDVIAAGHHVVLSTGRSLVGTVPIAQALGLSIGTIVCSNGAVTARLDPALPGGYEVTKSHTFAVGPAITTVRKSLLGAQIGVEEIGWGYWVTRLFGPDEVNGAQRITTADQLARSRTPRMILRAPAILDLVGDLRRLGVTATPAAGDWLDVTPGSVSKASALELVRQDLGVDRRFTVGVGDGLNDLPVFEWAAYAVAMGHASDVVTAAADHVTGSIDEQGLVPVLRALIATPVAVNTR
- a CDS encoding MHYT domain-containing protein, which gives rise to MIDHFALGWVTPVLSFLLSCAGCAVGLTCTARARVARGSASTGWLALGAISIGGTGIWVMHFVAMLGFHVRGAETRFDVGLTIASGVLAIAVVGLGLFIVRAAGVGPFALLAGGIVTGLGISAMHYLGMRAVHVGVEITYAPATVVLSVAVGVVAATAGLWLSARVHNIAAGAGAAIIMGIAVSGMHYTGMSAMQAEVVRGAVATPDVGVSVGALLGPLIIGVTLSTILLLLVVGLAPSAAEMEAQEKFKGWQGRQDELQRERVSARRSPLR
- a CDS encoding siderophore-interacting protein, which produces MTTKTEGLDVKPSRIFDVEVARVTRLCPSFVRFTFKGPDLDKFADNGRDQRIKLFLPSPRGGWDALQRDDPDWYASWRALPDEHRNPMRTYTVRTVRQNLREVDVDVVMHGDTGPASRWALTAAAGDPMVIMGPNAEYDGIHGGVEFAPPASSHALLLAGDETAVPAIAAICESLPDDAVGEVFLEVPHPEDGWNLGAPEGVRVHWLARDGREHGDALVPAVQAAADRLLAMGVRPSTDSAPALTAAGVDLSGEAHDVDVDAEILWEVPVDEAGNPLAQDTVLYAWLAGEAGVIKTLRRYLVNECQVDRKSVAFMGYWRKGRAEN
- a CDS encoding YbhB/YbcL family Raf kinase inhibitor-like protein; the encoded protein is MDFTRPYPPDPYTLLPAPATFTLTSTDLTDGERMPDAHAAHDQDISPALAWSGFPEGTRSFVVTCYDPDAPTPMGYHHWTVVDLPPDVTSLDTGAGAPDGAGLPAGAFHTHSDGHTPGFEGAGPPPGDHPHRYIFAVHALDVAPGELGLGPDNTNAQVAFNVYFHLLGRATLTATYSR
- a CDS encoding QsdR family transcriptional regulator, translating into MTTPASSIATVGLEAAPSRLSARLATRPEAQRVLDLAREAFIEGYRIDMGPLAVRLGVDRTSVFRWVGNRDALLSEVLWSLAVPTLVQAEHATEHLTGAERLADLLTAVAHDLIVADYFRTFLRREPARSLRLLTTADSPIQQRFVATVEWLVVRDLGDAPFGGTITPEELAYLLVRVSESLTYADLITGDEPSPARAQTAFRHLLRVG